A genomic region of Pseudomonas frederiksbergensis contains the following coding sequences:
- a CDS encoding c-type cytochrome, with protein MTLKRLSVVLLACLTLSACGGVDPNSPLGQRKAIFKQMLKTGEDLGGMLRGRIPFDGPRFTEGAVKLDALSHEPWKHFPQVREDGKTSAKDDVWQQQARFQDMARTLEAATGELVIASQAQPYKASNLGPAVQKVEDACSACHKQFRDH; from the coding sequence ATGACTCTTAAAAGACTTTCTGTTGTATTGCTGGCCTGCCTGACGCTGTCCGCTTGTGGCGGTGTTGATCCGAACTCGCCGCTGGGTCAGCGCAAGGCGATCTTCAAGCAAATGCTCAAGACCGGCGAAGACCTGGGCGGCATGTTGCGTGGACGCATCCCGTTTGACGGCCCGCGCTTTACTGAGGGTGCGGTCAAACTCGACGCCTTGTCCCATGAGCCGTGGAAGCATTTCCCACAGGTTCGCGAGGACGGCAAAACCAGCGCCAAAGACGATGTCTGGCAACAGCAGGCGCGTTTCCAGGACATGGCCCGCACACTTGAAGCCGCCACCGGTGAATTGGTGATTGCCAGCCAGGCTCAGCCGTACAAGGCCAGTAACCTGGGCCCGGCGGTGCAGAAAGTCGAAGACGCCTGTAGTGCGTGCCATAAACAGTTTCGTGATCATTGA
- the ligB gene encoding NAD-dependent DNA ligase LigB — protein sequence MLPTLRLLIGFWMLVACLNANATTCPDWLPTRAQTEIAALQQQIGHWDDSYHRQGRSLVADELYDQSRARLKAWRECFDPTTTPENPLRATRGTVTHPIPHTGLEKLIDGRAVEAWLTSRADIWAQPKVDGVAVTLIYRAGQFQQAISRGDGINGQDWTASARKIAAIPQQLPQPLDLLLQGELYWRLADHVQAKSGSLNARSAVAGLMARKALSPEDANGIGLFVWDWPQGPASLPERLAALKALGFSDSEFYSHPVSAFADAERWRDHWYRTPLPFASDGIVLRQSHRPAAERWEAKTPFWSVAWKYPFAQVLAEVRKVNFKIGRTGRITPVLELAPVMLDDRQIKQVSVGSLQRWQAMDIRPGDQVAISLAGLTIPRLDSVVLRSTERSGVSAPRAEDFHHLSCWQPTPGCENQFLARLTWLSGKQGLALRHIGPGTWGKLISAGRLKGLLDWLTLDAQELANIDGIGERSSARLLNSLQSARQQPFSRWLKALGLPPTGEAKLADSWQLLAQRDTEQWQTEAGIGPGRAAQLSAFFRDPQVLALSEQLHAAGIDGF from the coding sequence ATGCTGCCCACGCTACGCTTGTTGATCGGTTTCTGGATGCTCGTTGCTTGTCTGAACGCTAATGCCACTACCTGCCCCGACTGGCTCCCCACCCGGGCTCAAACTGAAATAGCCGCATTGCAACAGCAAATCGGTCATTGGGACGACAGCTATCACCGACAGGGACGCTCGCTGGTCGCCGACGAACTCTATGACCAATCCCGCGCCCGCCTCAAAGCTTGGCGAGAATGCTTTGACCCGACCACAACACCTGAAAATCCACTGCGTGCCACCCGTGGCACGGTTACCCATCCGATTCCCCACACAGGCCTCGAAAAACTCATCGACGGTCGGGCCGTCGAAGCCTGGCTCACGTCACGCGCCGATATCTGGGCGCAGCCCAAAGTCGATGGCGTTGCGGTCACGCTGATTTACCGTGCGGGCCAGTTTCAGCAGGCGATCAGTCGCGGGGACGGTATCAACGGCCAGGACTGGACAGCCTCGGCGCGCAAGATCGCCGCGATCCCCCAGCAACTGCCGCAGCCGTTGGACCTGCTGTTGCAAGGCGAACTCTATTGGCGCTTGGCGGATCATGTGCAAGCCAAAAGTGGCAGCCTGAATGCCCGTAGTGCCGTGGCCGGATTGATGGCCCGTAAAGCGCTAAGCCCGGAGGATGCCAACGGGATCGGGCTGTTCGTCTGGGACTGGCCGCAAGGTCCGGCCAGCTTGCCAGAGCGTCTGGCCGCCCTGAAAGCGTTGGGTTTCTCTGACAGTGAGTTCTACAGCCACCCCGTCAGCGCATTTGCCGACGCCGAGCGTTGGCGCGATCACTGGTATCGCACGCCCCTGCCGTTTGCCAGCGACGGTATTGTCTTGCGCCAGAGTCACCGTCCGGCGGCAGAGCGCTGGGAGGCGAAAACACCGTTCTGGAGTGTGGCCTGGAAGTACCCTTTCGCCCAGGTGTTGGCTGAAGTGCGCAAGGTCAACTTCAAGATCGGGCGCACCGGGCGCATCACCCCGGTGTTAGAGCTTGCTCCGGTCATGCTGGATGACCGGCAGATCAAACAGGTGAGCGTCGGTTCGTTGCAGCGCTGGCAGGCCATGGATATCCGTCCCGGTGATCAGGTCGCCATCAGCCTTGCAGGGCTGACCATCCCGCGACTCGACAGTGTCGTGTTACGCAGCACTGAACGGTCAGGGGTGAGCGCACCGCGTGCAGAAGACTTTCATCACCTCAGCTGTTGGCAACCGACGCCAGGTTGCGAAAACCAGTTTCTCGCGCGGCTGACCTGGCTCAGTGGCAAGCAAGGCCTGGCGCTGCGCCATATAGGCCCCGGCACCTGGGGAAAACTGATCAGCGCCGGACGCCTCAAGGGGTTGCTCGATTGGTTGACCCTCGATGCCCAAGAGCTTGCTAACATTGACGGCATCGGCGAGCGCAGCAGTGCCCGCTTGCTGAACAGCCTGCAAAGCGCCCGGCAACAGCCCTTTTCACGCTGGCTGAAGGCTTTGGGCTTGCCGCCCACGGGTGAGGCAAAACTTGCAGACTCATGGCAATTACTGGCGCAACGAGACACTGAGCAATGGCAGACCGAAGCCGGAATCGGCCCGGGGCGCGCAGCGCAATTGAGCGCATTTTTCCGCGACCCGCAGGTGCTGGCCTTGAGCGAACAATTACACGCTGCCGGGATAGACGGTTTCTAG
- a CDS encoding DUF1090 domain-containing protein → MKFLSPLAVLTLCSVMAAPLMAAEETPELTGCAAKRQSISSQIEQARPHGNAEQLAGLEKALSEVTDHCNDASLKKERENKVLDAKHEVSRRQAELDKAMKKGDAEKINKRKDKLAESRKELQQALDELDK, encoded by the coding sequence ATGAAATTTCTTTCACCGCTCGCCGTGCTGACCCTTTGTAGCGTCATGGCGGCACCGCTGATGGCTGCCGAAGAAACCCCGGAACTCACTGGCTGCGCCGCCAAGCGCCAATCCATCAGCAGCCAGATCGAACAGGCCCGGCCCCATGGCAATGCCGAGCAGCTGGCTGGCCTGGAGAAAGCCCTGAGCGAAGTCACCGACCACTGCAACGACGCCTCCTTGAAGAAAGAGCGCGAGAACAAGGTGCTCGACGCCAAGCACGAAGTCAGCCGCCGTCAGGCCGAACTCGACAAGGCCATGAAAAAGGGCGATGCCGAGAAGATCAACAAACGCAAAGACAAACTCGCCGAGTCCCGCAAGGAATTGCAGCAGGCGCTGGATGAGCTGGATAAGTAA